A region from the Leopardus geoffroyi isolate Oge1 chromosome C2, O.geoffroyi_Oge1_pat1.0, whole genome shotgun sequence genome encodes:
- the ABCF3 gene encoding ATP-binding cassette sub-family F member 3: protein MATCAEILRSEFPEIDGQVFDYVTGVLHSGSADFESVDDLVEAVGELLQEVSGDSKDDAGIRAVCQRMYNTLRLAEPQTQGNSQVLLDAPIQLSKITENYDCGTKLPGLLKREQSSTVNAKKLEKAEARLKAKQEKRSEKDTLKTSSPLVLEEASASQAGSRKESRLESSGKNKSYDVRIENFDVSFGDRVLLAGADVNLAWGRRYGLVGRNGLGKTTLLKMLATRSLRVPAHISLLHVEQEVAGDDTPALQSVLESDTVREDLLRRERELSAQIATGRAEGSEAAQLAEIYAKLEEIEADKAPARASVILAGLGFTPKMQQQPTREFSGGWRMRLALARALFARPDLLLLDEPTNMLDVRAILWLENYLQTWPSTILVVSHDRNFLNAIATDIIHLHSQRLDGYRGDFETFIKSKQERLLNQQREYEAQQQYRQHIQVFIDRFRYNANRASQVQSKLKMLEKLPELKPVDKELEVVMKFPDGFEKFSPPVLQLDEVDFYYDPKHVVFSRLSVSADLESRICVVGENGAGKSTMLKLLMGDLAPVRGIRHAHRNLKIGYFSQHHVEQLDLNVSAVELLARKFPGRPEEEYRHQLGRYGISGELAVRPVASLSGGQKSRVAFAQMTMPCPNFYILDEPTNHLDMETIEALGRALNSFRGGVILVSHDERFIRLVCRELWVCEGGGVTRVEGGFDQYRALLQEQFRREGFL, encoded by the exons ATGGCGACTTGCGCTGAAATCCTGCGGAGCGAGTTCCCTGAAATTGACGGACAGGTCTTCGACTACGTGACGG GCGTCTTGCACAGCGGCAGCGCGGACTTCGAGTCTGTGGATGACCTGGTGGAAGCAGTGGGGGAACTGTTGCAGGAGGTGTCCGGGGACAGCAAGGATGACGCGGGCATCAGGGCTGTGTGCCAGCGCATGTACAACACTCTGCGCCT GGCTGAGCCACAGACCCAGGGAAACAGCCAGGTGCTACTAGACGCCCCCATCCAGTTGTCAAAGATAACAGAAAACTACG ACTGTGGCACCAAACTTCCAGGACTGCTAAAGAGGGAACAGTCCTCg ACAGTGAATGCAAAGAAGCTAGAGAAGGCTGAGGCTCGACTGAAGGCAAAGCAGGAGAAGCGCTCAGAGAAGGACACACTCAAGACCAGCAGCCCTCT AGTCTTGGAGGAGGCAtcagccagccaggcaggcaGCAGAAAGGAAAGTCGGTTGGAATCATCTGGCAAGAACAAATCCTATGATGTTCGAATTGAGAACTTTGATGTGTCTTTTGGCGATAG GGTACTGTTGGCTGGAGCAGATGTGAACCTGGCATGGGGCCGCCGCTATGGACTGGTGGGCCGAAATGGGCTGGGGAAGACAACACTCCTGAAGATGTTGGCCACTCGGAGCCTGCGGGTTCCAGCCCACATTTCCCTGCTGCATGTGGAGCAGGAGGTTGCTGGAGATGACACCCCTGCCCTTCAGAGTGTGCTAGAGAGTGACACCGTGAGAGAGGACCTTCTGCGGAGGGAGCGGGAGCTCAGCGCCCAGATTGCCACTGGCAG GGCTGAGGGCTCAGAAGCTGCACAGTTGGCAGAAATATATGCCAAACTGGAGGAGATTGAGGCCGACAAGGCACCTGCCAG GGCATCAGTCATTCTTGCTGGGCTTGGCTTTACCCCTAAAATGCAGCAGCAGCCCACCCG GGAGTTCTCAGGTGGTTGGAGGATGAGACTGGCCCTGGCCCGGGCCCTGTTTGCTAG GCCAGATCTTCTGCTGTTGGATG AACCCACAAACATGCTGGATGTAAGGGCCATCCTGTGGCTGGAGAATTACCTGCAA ACATGGCCCTCTACAATCCTGGTTGTCTCCCATGACCGCAACTTCCTGAATGCCATAGCCACAGACATCATCCACCTGCATAGCCAGCGGCTAGATGGCTACCGGGGAGACTTTGAGACCTTCATCAAGAGCAAGCAAGAGCGGCTGCTCAACCAGCAGCGTGAATATGAGGCACAACAGCAGTATCGCCAGCATATCCAG GTTTTCATTGACCGATTTCGCTACAACGCCAACAGAGCTTCTCAAGTGCAGAGTAAACTCAAGATGCTGGAGAAGCT ACCGGAGCTGAAACCTGTGGACAAGGAGTTGGAGGTGGTGATGAA GTTCCCTGATGGGTTTGAGAAGTTCTCACCACCAGTTCTGCAACTAGATGAGGTGGATTTCTACTATGATCCTAAGCATGTCGTCTTCAGCCGTCTATCCGTCTCTGCTGATCTCGAGTCCCGCATTTGTGTG GTTGGGGAGAATGGTGCTGGTAAGTCTACCATGCTGAAGCTGCTTATGGGGGACCTGGCCCCTGTCCGGGGCATCAGACATGCTCACAG GAATCTGAAGATTGGCTACTTCAGCCAGCACCACGTGGAGCAGCTGGACCTGAATGTCAGTGCCGTGGAACTGCTGGCACGCAAGTTTCCCG GGCGGCCTGAGGAGGAGTATCGTCACCAGCTGGGCCGGTATGGCATCTCTGGAGAACTGGCCGTGCGCCCTGTTGCCAGCTTGTCTGGGGGCCAGAAGAGTCGGGTAGCCTTTGCTCAGATGACCATGCCCTG CCCCAACTTCTACATTCTggatgaacccacaaaccacctGGATATGGAGACGATTGAGGCTCTGGGCCGTGCTCTTAACAGTTTCAGG GGCGGTGTGATATTGGTATCCCACGATGAGCGCTTCATCCGGTTGGTGTGCCGGGAGTTGTGGGTGTGCGAAGGCGGCGGCGTCACCCGGGTCGAGGGGGGGTTTGACCAGTACCGCGCCCTTCTCCAGGAACAGTTCCGCCGTGAGGGCTTCCTTTAG
- the AP2M1 gene encoding AP-2 complex subunit mu isoform X1, with the protein MIGGLFIYNHKGEVLISRVYRDDIGNRRNAVDAFRVNVIHARQQVRSPVTNIARTSFFHVKRSNIWLAAVTKQNVNAAMVFEFLYKMCDVMAAYFGKISEENIKNNFVLIYELLDEILDFGYPQNSETGALKTFITQQGIKSQHQTKEEQSQITSQVTGQIGWRREGIKYRRNELFLDVLESVNLLMSPQGQVLSAHVSGRVVMKSYLSGMPECKFGMNDKIVIEKQGKGTADETSKSGKQSIAIDDCTFHQCVRLSKFDSERSISFIPPDGEFELMRYRTTKDIILPFRVIPLVREVGRTKLEVKVVIKSNFKPSLLAQKIEVRIPTPLNTSGVQVICMKGKAKYKASENAIVWKIKRMAGMKESQISAEIELLPTNDKKKWARPPISMNFEVPFAPSGLKVRYLKVFEPKLNYSDHDVIKWVRYIGRSGIYETRC; encoded by the exons ATGATAGGAGGCTTATTCATCTATAATCACAAGGGGGAGGTGCTAATCTCCCGGGTCTACCGAGATGACATCGG CAATAG GAGGAACGCAGTGGATGCCTTTCGGGTCAATGTTATCCACGCCCGGCAGCAGGTGCGCAGCCCTGTCACCAACATCGCTCGCACCAGTTTCTTCCATGTTAAGCGGTCCAACATCTGGTTGGCAGCTGTCACCAAGCAGAATGTCAATGCTGCCATGGTCTTCGAATTCCTCTATAAGATGTGTGACGTAATGGCTGCCTACTTTGGCAAGATCAGCGAGGAGAACATCAAGAACAATTTTGTGCTCATATATGAGCTACTGGATG AGATCCTGGACTTTGGCTATCCACAGAATTCAGAGACAGGAGCACTGAAAACCTTCATCACTCAGCAGGGTATCAAGAGCCAG CATCAG ACAAAAGAAGAGCAGTCCCAGATCACCAGCCAGGTGACCGGGCAGATTGGCTGGCGGCGGGAGGGCATCAAGTATCGCCGGAATGAGCTCTTCTTGGATGTGCTAGAGAGTGTGAACCTTCTCATGTCCCCACAGG GGCAGGTGCTGAGCGCCCATGTGTCAGGCCGGGTGGTGATGAAGAGCTACCTGAGTGGCATGCCTGAGTGCAAGTTTGGGATGAATGACAAGATTGTTATTGAGAAACAGGGCAAAGGCACAGCTGATGAAACAAGTAAAAG TGGGAAGCAATCAATTGCCATCGATGACTGTACCTTCCACCAGTGTGTGCGACTCAGCAAGTTTGACTCTGAACGCAGCATTAGCTTCATCCCACCAGATGGAGAGTTTGAGCTCATGAG GTATCGCACCACCAAGGACATCATCCTTCCTTTCCGGGTGATCCCGCTAGTGCGGGAAGTGGGACGCACCAAGCTGGAGGTCAAGGTGGTTATCAAGTCCAATTTCAAGCCCTCATTACTGGCTCAGAAGATTGAG GTGAGGATCCCAACCCCACTGAACACAAGCGGGGTACAGGTGATCTGCATGAAGGGGAAGGCCAAATACAAGGCCAGCGAGAACGCCATCGTGTGGAA GATCAAGCGTATGGCAGGCATGAAGGAATCACAGATCAGCGCCGAGATTGAGCTTCTGCCCACCAATGACAAGAAGAAATGGGCTCGACCTCCCATTTCCATGAACTTTGAG GTGCCATTCGCCCCCTCTGGCCTCAAGGTGCGTTACTTGAAGGTGTTTGAACCGAAGCTGAACTACAGCGACCATGATGTCATCAAATGGGTGCGCTACATTGGCCGCAGTGGCATTTATGAGACCCGCTGCTAG
- the AP2M1 gene encoding AP-2 complex subunit mu isoform X2, producing the protein MIGGLFIYNHKGEVLISRVYRDDIGRNAVDAFRVNVIHARQQVRSPVTNIARTSFFHVKRSNIWLAAVTKQNVNAAMVFEFLYKMCDVMAAYFGKISEENIKNNFVLIYELLDEILDFGYPQNSETGALKTFITQQGIKSQHQTKEEQSQITSQVTGQIGWRREGIKYRRNELFLDVLESVNLLMSPQGQVLSAHVSGRVVMKSYLSGMPECKFGMNDKIVIEKQGKGTADETSKSGKQSIAIDDCTFHQCVRLSKFDSERSISFIPPDGEFELMRYRTTKDIILPFRVIPLVREVGRTKLEVKVVIKSNFKPSLLAQKIEVRIPTPLNTSGVQVICMKGKAKYKASENAIVWKIKRMAGMKESQISAEIELLPTNDKKKWARPPISMNFEVPFAPSGLKVRYLKVFEPKLNYSDHDVIKWVRYIGRSGIYETRC; encoded by the exons ATGATAGGAGGCTTATTCATCTATAATCACAAGGGGGAGGTGCTAATCTCCCGGGTCTACCGAGATGACATCGG GAGGAACGCAGTGGATGCCTTTCGGGTCAATGTTATCCACGCCCGGCAGCAGGTGCGCAGCCCTGTCACCAACATCGCTCGCACCAGTTTCTTCCATGTTAAGCGGTCCAACATCTGGTTGGCAGCTGTCACCAAGCAGAATGTCAATGCTGCCATGGTCTTCGAATTCCTCTATAAGATGTGTGACGTAATGGCTGCCTACTTTGGCAAGATCAGCGAGGAGAACATCAAGAACAATTTTGTGCTCATATATGAGCTACTGGATG AGATCCTGGACTTTGGCTATCCACAGAATTCAGAGACAGGAGCACTGAAAACCTTCATCACTCAGCAGGGTATCAAGAGCCAG CATCAG ACAAAAGAAGAGCAGTCCCAGATCACCAGCCAGGTGACCGGGCAGATTGGCTGGCGGCGGGAGGGCATCAAGTATCGCCGGAATGAGCTCTTCTTGGATGTGCTAGAGAGTGTGAACCTTCTCATGTCCCCACAGG GGCAGGTGCTGAGCGCCCATGTGTCAGGCCGGGTGGTGATGAAGAGCTACCTGAGTGGCATGCCTGAGTGCAAGTTTGGGATGAATGACAAGATTGTTATTGAGAAACAGGGCAAAGGCACAGCTGATGAAACAAGTAAAAG TGGGAAGCAATCAATTGCCATCGATGACTGTACCTTCCACCAGTGTGTGCGACTCAGCAAGTTTGACTCTGAACGCAGCATTAGCTTCATCCCACCAGATGGAGAGTTTGAGCTCATGAG GTATCGCACCACCAAGGACATCATCCTTCCTTTCCGGGTGATCCCGCTAGTGCGGGAAGTGGGACGCACCAAGCTGGAGGTCAAGGTGGTTATCAAGTCCAATTTCAAGCCCTCATTACTGGCTCAGAAGATTGAG GTGAGGATCCCAACCCCACTGAACACAAGCGGGGTACAGGTGATCTGCATGAAGGGGAAGGCCAAATACAAGGCCAGCGAGAACGCCATCGTGTGGAA GATCAAGCGTATGGCAGGCATGAAGGAATCACAGATCAGCGCCGAGATTGAGCTTCTGCCCACCAATGACAAGAAGAAATGGGCTCGACCTCCCATTTCCATGAACTTTGAG GTGCCATTCGCCCCCTCTGGCCTCAAGGTGCGTTACTTGAAGGTGTTTGAACCGAAGCTGAACTACAGCGACCATGATGTCATCAAATGGGTGCGCTACATTGGCCGCAGTGGCATTTATGAGACCCGCTGCTAG
- the AP2M1 gene encoding AP-2 complex subunit mu isoform X3, producing MIGGLFIYNHKGEVLISRVYRDDIGRNAVDAFRVNVIHARQQVRSPVTNIARTSFFHVKRSNIWLAAVTKQNVNAAMVFEFLYKMCDVMAAYFGKISEENIKNNFVLIYELLDEILDFGYPQNSETGALKTFITQQGIKSQTKEEQSQITSQVTGQIGWRREGIKYRRNELFLDVLESVNLLMSPQGQVLSAHVSGRVVMKSYLSGMPECKFGMNDKIVIEKQGKGTADETSKSGKQSIAIDDCTFHQCVRLSKFDSERSISFIPPDGEFELMRYRTTKDIILPFRVIPLVREVGRTKLEVKVVIKSNFKPSLLAQKIEVRIPTPLNTSGVQVICMKGKAKYKASENAIVWKIKRMAGMKESQISAEIELLPTNDKKKWARPPISMNFEVPFAPSGLKVRYLKVFEPKLNYSDHDVIKWVRYIGRSGIYETRC from the exons ATGATAGGAGGCTTATTCATCTATAATCACAAGGGGGAGGTGCTAATCTCCCGGGTCTACCGAGATGACATCGG GAGGAACGCAGTGGATGCCTTTCGGGTCAATGTTATCCACGCCCGGCAGCAGGTGCGCAGCCCTGTCACCAACATCGCTCGCACCAGTTTCTTCCATGTTAAGCGGTCCAACATCTGGTTGGCAGCTGTCACCAAGCAGAATGTCAATGCTGCCATGGTCTTCGAATTCCTCTATAAGATGTGTGACGTAATGGCTGCCTACTTTGGCAAGATCAGCGAGGAGAACATCAAGAACAATTTTGTGCTCATATATGAGCTACTGGATG AGATCCTGGACTTTGGCTATCCACAGAATTCAGAGACAGGAGCACTGAAAACCTTCATCACTCAGCAGGGTATCAAGAGCCAG ACAAAAGAAGAGCAGTCCCAGATCACCAGCCAGGTGACCGGGCAGATTGGCTGGCGGCGGGAGGGCATCAAGTATCGCCGGAATGAGCTCTTCTTGGATGTGCTAGAGAGTGTGAACCTTCTCATGTCCCCACAGG GGCAGGTGCTGAGCGCCCATGTGTCAGGCCGGGTGGTGATGAAGAGCTACCTGAGTGGCATGCCTGAGTGCAAGTTTGGGATGAATGACAAGATTGTTATTGAGAAACAGGGCAAAGGCACAGCTGATGAAACAAGTAAAAG TGGGAAGCAATCAATTGCCATCGATGACTGTACCTTCCACCAGTGTGTGCGACTCAGCAAGTTTGACTCTGAACGCAGCATTAGCTTCATCCCACCAGATGGAGAGTTTGAGCTCATGAG GTATCGCACCACCAAGGACATCATCCTTCCTTTCCGGGTGATCCCGCTAGTGCGGGAAGTGGGACGCACCAAGCTGGAGGTCAAGGTGGTTATCAAGTCCAATTTCAAGCCCTCATTACTGGCTCAGAAGATTGAG GTGAGGATCCCAACCCCACTGAACACAAGCGGGGTACAGGTGATCTGCATGAAGGGGAAGGCCAAATACAAGGCCAGCGAGAACGCCATCGTGTGGAA GATCAAGCGTATGGCAGGCATGAAGGAATCACAGATCAGCGCCGAGATTGAGCTTCTGCCCACCAATGACAAGAAGAAATGGGCTCGACCTCCCATTTCCATGAACTTTGAG GTGCCATTCGCCCCCTCTGGCCTCAAGGTGCGTTACTTGAAGGTGTTTGAACCGAAGCTGAACTACAGCGACCATGATGTCATCAAATGGGTGCGCTACATTGGCCGCAGTGGCATTTATGAGACCCGCTGCTAG